TTGATAAACATGACCACCTTGATAGCGTGTTAATGCTTTAGTGTCTGGATTAAAACGCAGCCAGTTATTTGCACCACTAACCGAGGCTTGTGTTGCGGCTTGTGTTGAGGAGTGAGGCAAATAAAACTCAATTTCGCCTCCTGCCTGTAAGCAAGGGACAACCAAGAGCTTATCACCAAACATAAACTGGTCTTCAAACGCCCATGATTGTCGCTCATTTGGAAACGCAAGCACCATTGCACGCTGAACCGGTAATCCGGTTTCTGTAGCTTGCGCCATAGTTTGGTGTAAATAGGGTAGCAACTGATAGCGCAGCTTCAATGCTTTGTTCGCTGCACATTCGGCTTCTTCACCATAGCTCCACGGCTCTCGCTGACCAATACCGTGCAAACGCATATGGGCGGAAAATACCGACGATTGGATCCAACGAACATAAAGCTCGGCGTCTCTCGTATCTTTATAAAAACCGCCAACATCCGTCGCGTAAAAAGGCGCTCCGGTTAGCCCCCACGACTGACCACCGCGCAAGCTTGCTGCTAGTCCACCCCAATCGGCTTGAGGGTCGCCTCCCCACTGAGCGGGGTAGCGTTGTGATCCCGTCCACGCAGAGCGACTAAATAAAAACGCGCCATTTTCGCTAAATTTCTCAGCTGCCTCATAGACACAGCGGTTGTATAGCAAGCTATAAACATTGTGCAGCGCCATGCCAGACTCACCATTGCTGGCGAGCATATTGTCATCTTCAATTTGTTCACCAAAATCCGCTTTGATCATATCAATACCTAACTCAAACAAACTTTGATGGCTATCGCGCCAAAAGGCATACGCATCGGGATGGGTGAAATCTAAAATGCCAGATTTGGGCAATGGAGTAAGCACTTCGCCAAAAGCGCTCATGTCCCATTCGTATTGATAGGCTTGCCCTGTGCGCTTATCTTTGATTAGCCAACCTTTATCTGCCAATTGATGATACAGCGGGTTTTCAATCGAAATTAGCGGATATTCCCAAATGCAAATTTTAAATTGCATGGCTTTAAGTTGGTCAATTATCGGTTTGGGGTCGGGGTAGCGAGTTTTATCCCACTCAAAGGCAAAGCGAGTATCAGTGTCTTGCCAGGCACGGCCATCAAGGGTAATTACATCACACGGCATTTGCTGCTGGCGAACCATTTTTGCCGTGGCTAACAATTCATCTGCATCTTGGTAATAGGCTTTGGAAAGAATAACGCCCAAGCTCCACTGTGGCGGCATAGGTGCCTTGCCCGTTAATTCGGTATAGGTCTGAATTAATTGCTCGCCATTACCCCCAGTAAATATAAATATGTCGAGCGCGCTGTCTTCAACCAGTACGCCATAACTGCGCTGCGACCATGGCGCATAGCCAACGCCATGGGTCACTGGTGATGGTGTGTGGACAAACAGCCCCCAACCGTTTGGGCTCCAAGCAAAAGGGGAGTTTTTATAAGAAATTTCTGCGTTTACGCCGAGCGCATCGTGATTAAACGAGCGAATCAGTTGGCCGCGTTTATCGAGCTTGCCCCACTTTTCACCCAAGCCATAAACAGGCTCGCTACTGCCCAACTCGAATGCCATAAACCAACCTTGCTCAATACGGGCAAGTGGCGGTAAACGATAACGACGAACAAAGTGACCATCAGTAGCAGATTGCAGAACGGTTTTGGTGTTGCGTTTTACTTGAATGGCAAAAGGTTGATGAGCGATAACTACTTCGGTATCACCAGCGCTAATAATCGATTCTTGGCCATCCTTGGTTAGCTTAACACCTTGGTTAGCGTCTTGGTTGGGGTTATCTTCTTGGTTGGTGCTCAATGATAAGCTTTTTGCAACAGGGTTGGTGACCAACATTTGATAGTCATAATCAATACGCTTACCCAATTGCAGGCGAACGCCAAATTGATTTACGCTCAAATACAAGTCGCCATGATCCGTTGGGATCACGGCATGATCATCTTGCACTCTGATGTTATCGATAACCTTAACGGCATCAATAGTGTCCCAGCTTGGCGATTCAACACTAAAGCCTGACATTGCTTCCCCCTTGTGATACAGACCTTAGTAATGCGTTTTTTAATCGTTATGTAATGCTTATTTTGATGCTCGCTACGATGACAACTTTGAATAATTTTATAGTACGTTTTGTGTCAACAAAGCTAATTCTTAGGTCTTATATAAGAATATAAACTACCTTAGTTCGATTATTTGTCAAACTTATTTTTTGACCATTTTGTTTAAGGTTTGAGCGTTACTTGAGCATTAATAGCTTTTGAATAAGCGCTAATATTCGCTCATTATTTTATGCAATTTACTTTTCTCTCTGGCTCAGTATGATAGAAAGAGTGAAACTCTTATATAAGATAAAAGAAAGCCTTAACCTGCATAGTCATTGTCTTTTGCACAGCGTTAGGTAGTGAAAATATAGAGTGTCGATTCGCTTATTTGAATAGGAATAAAGATGGCTGATACTGAATTCGGTAATAAACTTGGCACTTCTGGCTTAGCCTTCTTGCCACTGTACAAACAAGTGGAAAAACACGTTACACAGTTAATTGTTGAGCAACGCTGGAAGCCCGGCGATATGCTACCTAGCGAGTTTCAACTGGCTAGTGAGTTTGGGGTCAGCCAAGGCACAGTGCGCAAAGCGCTCAATACCCTAACCGATGAAAAAGTACTAACCCGCAAGCAAGGCTTAGGGACTTTTGTTGCAGAGCATACTGGCATGCCAGCACTGTACCGATTCTTCCCACTGGTCGCCGATAATCACAGCCCTGAGCTACCGATATCTGAAGTGTTATCGTTAACCATTGAGCCCGCAAATAAAAGCATTGCGAAAGAGCTAGATGTAAAAGCTAAAACCAAAGTGGTTGTACTCAAGCGTCGCCGTACATTGAATGGTGAATATTGTTTGCTAGAAGATATTTATCTGCCCTATTCCGCATTTACTGGCATAGAAAACGAACCAGAAATTCCGCACACCCTTTATCACTTTTATCAAACCAACTTTAATCTGACGGTGCATAAAACAGAAGATAAAATCAAAGCGATTCTGGCCGACGAAGCTGATGCTGATTTACTCGCCATAGAACACGGCTCGCCATTGTTAATGTTTACTCGTTCAACTAAGTCGCTAAACGATCAAATAATAGAATATCGCATCACCCGCTGCCGTTCAGATCACTACCACTACTTAGTAAATTTTGATTAGTTCTTTCTTCTGCAGGTAAATTTGTTCAGCTCATTTTCCTGCTTATTTTCCTCTATCTTACGTCATCAACTAAAGCTCAACGTATAACAATCCTCTTGTTATCGGCTCTCTTTTTGCTCCTAGCTCACAACCAACCGAACACTGCCACTGATGATTTTTTCATCAATTAATTGACACCTGAAATCACCAACGCTAACTTATAGTCTTATATAAGATATAACTTTAATGTTAGGCAATATCTCTAACAGCGGTAACTACTTTTCAATTTCAAAGCGAGTAAGTGATGGC
This Thalassotalea euphylliae DNA region includes the following protein-coding sequences:
- a CDS encoding glycoside hydrolase family 31 protein, yielding MSGFSVESPSWDTIDAVKVIDNIRVQDDHAVIPTDHGDLYLSVNQFGVRLQLGKRIDYDYQMLVTNPVAKSLSLSTNQEDNPNQDANQGVKLTKDGQESIISAGDTEVVIAHQPFAIQVKRNTKTVLQSATDGHFVRRYRLPPLARIEQGWFMAFELGSSEPVYGLGEKWGKLDKRGQLIRSFNHDALGVNAEISYKNSPFAWSPNGWGLFVHTPSPVTHGVGYAPWSQRSYGVLVEDSALDIFIFTGGNGEQLIQTYTELTGKAPMPPQWSLGVILSKAYYQDADELLATAKMVRQQQMPCDVITLDGRAWQDTDTRFAFEWDKTRYPDPKPIIDQLKAMQFKICIWEYPLISIENPLYHQLADKGWLIKDKRTGQAYQYEWDMSAFGEVLTPLPKSGILDFTHPDAYAFWRDSHQSLFELGIDMIKADFGEQIEDDNMLASNGESGMALHNVYSLLYNRCVYEAAEKFSENGAFLFSRSAWTGSQRYPAQWGGDPQADWGGLAASLRGGQSWGLTGAPFYATDVGGFYKDTRDAELYVRWIQSSVFSAHMRLHGIGQREPWSYGEEAECAANKALKLRYQLLPYLHQTMAQATETGLPVQRAMVLAFPNERQSWAFEDQFMFGDKLLVVPCLQAGGEIEFYLPHSSTQAATQASVSGANNWLRFNPDTKALTRYQGGHVYQEKLALDDYAVFIREGDAMPLGDAVEHTEQLKAQRKSVASIARYWPDAELAKGGE
- a CDS encoding GntR family transcriptional regulator; amino-acid sequence: MADTEFGNKLGTSGLAFLPLYKQVEKHVTQLIVEQRWKPGDMLPSEFQLASEFGVSQGTVRKALNTLTDEKVLTRKQGLGTFVAEHTGMPALYRFFPLVADNHSPELPISEVLSLTIEPANKSIAKELDVKAKTKVVVLKRRRTLNGEYCLLEDIYLPYSAFTGIENEPEIPHTLYHFYQTNFNLTVHKTEDKIKAILADEADADLLAIEHGSPLLMFTRSTKSLNDQIIEYRITRCRSDHYHYLVNFD